One region of Penaeus vannamei isolate JL-2024 chromosome 36, ASM4276789v1, whole genome shotgun sequence genomic DNA includes:
- the LOC113808336 gene encoding fructose-bisphosphate aldolase encodes MTTYFSYPAPELQAELRRIANAIVAPGKGILAADESTGTMGKRLANIGLENTEENRRKYRQLLFTSEKELGNYISGVILFHETLYQKTDDGRPFVDLIKQLGIIPGIKVDKGVVPLMGSEGESTTQGLDDLSQRCAQYKKDGCDFAKWRCVLKIGKNTPSYQGMLENANVLARYASICQMNGLVPIVEPEVLMDGSHDLERAQKVTEAVLSFTYKALVDHHVFLEGTLLKPNMVLAGQECPTKYTPQQAATATVLALSRTVPAAVPGICFLSGGQSEEEATVHLDAINKCTAGRKPWALTFSYGRALQASALKAWSGKDVKAGQAELLKRAKANGAAAVGKYAAGTVAGAAGDEGLFVKNHQY; translated from the exons ATGACCACCTACTTCAGCTACCCCGCCCCTGAGCTCCAGGCCGAGCTCCGGCGCATCGCCAACGCCATCGTGGCCCCAGGGAAGGGCATCCTGGCCGCCGACGAGTCCACAGGCACCATGGGCAAGCGCCTGGCCAACATCGGCCTCGAGAACACGGAGGAGAACAGACGCAAATACCGCCAGCTGCTCTTCACTTCCGaaaag GAGCTCGGAAACTACATCTCGGGTGTGATTCTGTTCCACGAGACACTCTACCAGAAAACAGATGACGGTCGCCCCTTCGTCGATCTCATCAAACAACTCGGTATCATCCCCGGAATCAAG GTCGACAAAGGTGTTGTCCCCCTCATGGGATCTGAAGGCGAGAGCACAACCCAGGGTCTCGATGACCTCTCCCAGCGCTGTGCTCAGTACAAGAAGGACGGCTGCGACTTCGCTAAGTGGCGCTGTGTCCTCAAGATCGGCAAGAACACCCCCAGTTATCAGGGCATGTTGGAGAACGCCAATGTCCTCGCTCGCTACGCCTCCATCTGCCAGATGAACGGCCTCGTGCCCATTGTTGAGCCCGAG GTGCTGATGGACGGCAGCCACGACCTGGAGCGCGCCCAGAAGGTCACCGAGGCCGTCCTGTCCTTCACCTACAAGGCCCTCGTCGACCACCACGTCTTCCTCGAAGGCACTTTGCTCAAGCCCAACATGGTCCTCGCTGGCCAGGAATGCCCTACCAAGTACACACCACAGCAGGCTGCTACG GCCACCGTCCTGGCCCTGTCCCGCACCGTGCCCGCCGCCGTGCCCGGCATCTGCTTCCTCTCCGGCGGCCAGtccgaggaggaggcgacggTGCACCTGGACGCCATCAACAAGTGCACGGCCGGCAGGAAGCCCTGGGCGCTCACCTTCAGCTACGGCCGCGCTCTGCAGGCGTCGGCCCTGAAGGCGTGGAGCGGCAAGGACGTGAAGGCAGGCCAGGCCGAGCTCCTGAAGAGAGCCAAGGCCAACGGAGCCGCCGCCGTCGGCAAGTACGCGGCTGGCACTGTCGCTGGCGCCGCCGGGGACGAGGGCCTCTTCGTCAAGAACCACCAGTACTAG